One genomic window of Paraburkholderia phytofirmans PsJN includes the following:
- a CDS encoding AraC family transcriptional regulator — protein sequence MSHAAVTAPSVSLRRYGTIEASDVHDFHQVVLGLDGAMVMAVEGIAQRIDAGSAWLIPAGARHDYAGVGENRQLVLDLPAASLAVPERLFDRARAVCVEGSLAQLVHRIAAHATGGALGDDLDSRRFHWDAAARLGAALVADAGIAVGAPAAGAGLDFARIDRWLRAHLSEPLRIADLAAHCGFGMRRFHQLFIEAFGETPHRYLQRLRLDTSLTLLADPRRSLTDIALDIGFGDQSAYTHAFTRRFGLAPGQWRALRH from the coding sequence ATGAGCCACGCCGCCGTTACCGCTCCTAGCGTTTCGCTGCGCCGCTACGGCACGATCGAAGCGTCGGACGTGCACGACTTTCACCAGGTCGTGCTCGGGCTCGACGGCGCGATGGTGATGGCGGTGGAAGGTATCGCGCAACGCATCGACGCCGGCTCCGCCTGGCTCATCCCGGCAGGCGCGCGACACGATTACGCGGGCGTCGGCGAAAACCGGCAGTTGGTGCTCGATTTACCGGCCGCATCGCTGGCCGTGCCGGAGCGCTTGTTCGACCGCGCGCGGGCCGTCTGCGTGGAGGGCTCGCTTGCGCAACTCGTGCATCGCATCGCGGCGCACGCGACCGGCGGCGCGCTCGGCGACGATCTCGACTCACGGCGTTTTCATTGGGACGCAGCCGCGCGCCTCGGCGCTGCGTTGGTGGCCGACGCGGGCATTGCGGTCGGCGCACCGGCAGCCGGCGCCGGTCTCGACTTTGCGCGTATCGACCGCTGGTTGCGCGCGCATTTGTCGGAGCCTTTGCGGATCGCCGACCTCGCCGCGCATTGCGGCTTCGGCATGCGGCGCTTTCATCAGCTTTTTATCGAGGCCTTCGGTGAGACGCCGCATCGCTATTTGCAGCGGCTGCGGCTCGATACGTCGCTCACGCTGCTCGCCGATCCGCGCCGTTCGCTGACCGATATCGCGTTGGATATCGGCTTCGGCGATCAAAGCGCGTACACACACGCGTTCACGCGGCGTTTCGGGCTGGCGCCCGGTCAGTGGCGCGCATTGCGCCACTGA
- a CDS encoding O-succinylhomoserine sulfhydrylase, translated as MDDSLNFDTLAVRSGTVRSDFNEHSEAIFLTSSFVFESAADAAEKFKNSEDNYTYSRFTNPTVSMFQDRLAALEGGEACMATASGMAAIMSVVMSTLQAGDHLVSSQALFGSTLGMFSQIFSKFGITTTFVDPTDLDAWKNAVRPETKMFFLETPSNPLTEVADIEAISKIANASNALFVVDNCFCSPALQQPLKLGADVVMHSATKFLDGQGRVLGGALVGSKQFIMEKVFPFVRSAGPTLSAFNAWVLLKGMETLSLRVEKQSANALEIARWLEAHPAVNRVFYPGLESHPQHALAMRQQKAGGAILSFELKGDTPEQMRANAWRVIDNTKICSITGNLGDTRTTITHPATTTHGRVTPEARAAAGISEGLIRLAVGLENAGDIRGDLERGLAG; from the coding sequence ATGGACGACTCCCTGAACTTCGACACGCTGGCAGTCCGCTCGGGCACGGTGCGCAGCGACTTCAACGAACATTCGGAAGCGATTTTCCTGACTTCGAGCTTCGTGTTCGAGAGCGCCGCCGACGCGGCCGAAAAATTCAAGAATTCCGAAGACAACTACACCTACTCGCGCTTCACGAACCCGACCGTCTCGATGTTCCAGGATCGTCTCGCCGCGCTCGAAGGCGGCGAAGCCTGCATGGCGACGGCGTCGGGCATGGCCGCGATCATGTCGGTGGTGATGTCGACGTTGCAGGCGGGCGACCATCTGGTCAGCTCGCAGGCGCTGTTCGGTTCGACGCTCGGCATGTTCTCGCAGATCTTCAGCAAGTTCGGCATCACGACCACGTTCGTCGATCCGACCGATCTGGACGCGTGGAAAAACGCCGTGCGTCCGGAGACGAAGATGTTCTTCCTCGAAACGCCGTCGAATCCGCTGACCGAAGTCGCCGACATCGAAGCGATCAGCAAGATCGCCAACGCGTCCAACGCACTGTTCGTGGTGGATAACTGTTTCTGCAGCCCGGCCTTGCAACAGCCGTTGAAGCTCGGCGCGGACGTCGTGATGCATTCGGCCACCAAGTTCCTCGACGGCCAGGGTCGCGTGCTCGGCGGCGCGCTGGTCGGCTCGAAACAGTTCATCATGGAAAAGGTGTTCCCGTTCGTGCGCAGCGCCGGCCCGACGTTGTCCGCGTTCAACGCATGGGTGCTGCTCAAGGGTATGGAAACGCTGTCGCTGCGCGTTGAAAAGCAGTCGGCGAATGCGCTCGAAATCGCGCGCTGGCTGGAAGCGCATCCGGCCGTGAATCGCGTGTTCTATCCGGGGCTTGAATCGCATCCGCAGCACGCGCTGGCCATGCGTCAGCAGAAGGCGGGCGGCGCGATCCTCTCGTTCGAACTGAAGGGCGACACGCCGGAGCAGATGCGCGCGAATGCTTGGCGCGTGATCGACAACACGAAGATCTGCTCGATCACCGGCAACCTCGGCGATACGCGTACCACCATCACGCATCCGGCTACGACCACGCATGGTCGCGTGACGCCGGAAGCGCGCGCGGCGGCGGGCATTAGCGAAGGCTTGATCCGTCTTGCCGTCGGTCTGGAAAACGCCGGCGATATTCGCGGCGATCTGGAGCGCGGTCTGGCGGGTTGA